AGGCCAAGGGCAAGGGTGCCGACACCTTCGTGGCCTACTCCTACCCGCCCGACACCATGCTGATCAACGAGCAGGCCAGGACGCTGGGCCTGGCTCCCAAGGTGCTGTTCACCGGCGTGGGCACGCAATTTCCCATGTTCAAGGGCAAGTTCGGCGCAGCTGCCGAAGGCGTGATGGCGCCGGGCGGCATCGATGCCGGCAACCCGCAGATGCAGGCCTATCTGAAACGCTTCAAGGAGGTGACCGGCCAGGAATCGGACCGCTTTGCCAGCCCCATCGTCTACACCTCGCTGCAGATGCTGCAGCAGGCCATCGAGCGCGTGGGCAAGATCGACCGCGCCGCCGTGACCCAGGAGCTCAAGAGCGGCAGCTTCGAGACCGTGCTCGGCCCCGTCAAGCTTGAAGGCCAGATGCTGACCAAGCTCTGGCATGTGGGCCAGTGGCAGAACGGCGAGTTCAACGCGATTGCGCCGACTACACGGGCGGGGGTGAAACCTGCGGTGATTCCTAGAAGCCCCCCCTGAGGCGCTTTGCGCCTTCCCCCTCTCTCGCTTCGCGGGAGGGGGACGACAGCCTCGGTGCGGGGCTGCCCTTCCTCGCTGTCCCGTTGCTGGGGCATGCCTATTCCAGCATTCGCCCAGCTACGCAAGAACTATCAAAACAAGAGCTGGTTGCGCATGTCTCGCTTTAACTTCGCATTGATTTCATAACAAGAACAATGAATCACCAGCGGTACACGCTATGAATTTAATAGACATCCTTCTCGCTGGCGCGATGCTGGGCGGGCTCTACGGCCTGGTGGCCATGGGGCTGACGCTGCAGTATGGCGTGGCGCGCATCATGAATCTCTCGTATGGGGAGTTTCTGATTGCACCGGCCTTTCTGGCTTTTTTTGCAGTGAGCGGCTGGGGTGTTTCGCCGCTGCTTCTGGTGCTGCTGGTGGTGCCGCTGGGCTTTGCCATCCAGTGGCTGATCTATCAGCTGCTGCTGACCCCGCTGGTGCGCCGCGCCAAGGGCGGGCCGGCGCTGGAGGTGGATTCGATTCTGGCCACCTTCGGCATGCTGTTCGTCGTGCAGGGCGTCATGCTGGTGATGTTCGGCGGCGACTATCACAGCTACAGCTATCTGGCCGATCCCGTGGAGATCCTGGGCAGCAAGGTCGCGGCCAACCGCCTGCTGGTGCTGGGCTTTGCCATCGTGCTGGGCGGCGGCCTGTACCTGCTGCTGACGCGCACCCGCGCCGGCGCCGTGGTGCGTGCCGTGTCCGTGGCACCGCAGTTCGCCCATCTGGTCGGCATCAATGTGCGCAGCACGGCGGCCCTGGCCTACGGTCTGGGCGGCGCGCTGGTGGCGATCTGCGGCGTGCTGGTCAGCATGTTTTTGCCCTTCTCGGCCAGCATGGGCACCATGTTTGCCATGAAGGCGCTGATCGTCGTCATCATGGGCGGCGTGGGCAACCTCATGGGCTGCCTGGTGGCCGGCATGCTGCTGGGCTTTGCCGAGACGCTGGTGGCCTCCTTTGTCGACCCCGGCCTGACGCTGGCCGTCAATTACGCGGTGTTCCTGCTGGTGCTGCTGTTCAAGCCCACCGGTTTGTTCGGGAGGGCCGCACGATGAATCCGATCCATCGCAAAGAAATCCTGATCTGGGCCGTCAGCGCCATCGCCGCCGCCGGTCTGGCCCTGCTGCCGCGCTGGCTCACGGATGAGTACTACCTCTCGCTCATGATCAGCATCCTCATGTACTGCGTGCTGGCCACGGCCTGGGCGCTGTTCTCGGGGCCCACGCGCTATATCTCGCTGGCCACCGTCGCCTTCTTCGGCATGGGCGCCTATGTCACCGCCGTGTTCGGCGAGTCCCTGCCCTGGGCCGCCGTGCTGGGGATTGCGGCCGGCGTGGGCCTGGTCATGGCCTTGATCGTGGGCCTGTCCACGCTGCGGCTGTCGGGCGTGTACTTTGTGATCTTCAGCTTCGGCCTGGCCGAGCTGGTCAAGCAGCTCGTCACCTGGTGGGAAGTCAACATCACCAAGGATCTGGGCCGCTATGTGTTCGTGGAGATCACCCAGCTCGATATCTACTGGCAACTGCTGGCCATGCTGGCCCTGGTGCTGGCGCTGCGCGCCCTCATCAACCGCTCGCGCCTGGGCCTGGCCCTGCGCGTGATCGGCGAGGACGAGACCGTGGCCAGCCATGTGGGCATCAACACCACCACGGCCAAGCTGCTGCTGTTCGCCGTCAGCGCCGTGTTCATCACCGTCACGGGCGCCATCATGGCTCCGCGCTGGACCTATATCGACCCCAGCATTGCCTTTGCTCCTGCCGTCTCGTTCCAGACGCTGATCATGGCCCTGCTCGGCGGTGCCGGCGCGCTGTTCGGCCCGATTCTGGGGGCCGTGCCGCTGGTGCTGCTGTTCGAGTACCTGGGCGCCAACTTCCCCAACCATTTCTCGATTCTGCTGGGCCTGGTGTTCATCGTGATCGTGTACTTCATTCCTCAGGGTCTGTCTGGCGTGCTGGCCAGGCTGCCGGGCAGGAATGCGGCCAGCAAGGGAGAGCAGCCATGAAGACCGCCACCCTGCTTTCGGTGCGCGGCGCCACACGGCGCTTCGGCGGCCTGGTGGCCGTCAACGCACTGAGCTTTGACGTCTACCCGGGCGAGGTCGTGGGCCTGCTCGGCCCCAATGGTTCGGGCAAGACCACGGCCATGAATCTGATCTCGGGTGCCCTGCCCATCAACGGCGGCGAGATCTGGTTCAACGGCAAACCCATCCACCCGCTCAAAAGCCACCAGATCGCCCGCCTGGGCGTGGCGCGCACCTTCCAGCTGGTCAAGGTGCTGGGCTCCATGAGCTGCAGCGACAACGTCATTGCCGGCATGGCCTTCAAGCCCCGGCCGCTGTTTGGCAAACCTGCCGCTGCGCGTGCCCTGCAACTGCTCAATCAGGTCGGACTGGCCGAATTTGCGAATACTCCGGCAGGCGAGCTCACCTATATCAACCAAAAGCGTCTGGAGCTGGCCCGCGCGCTGGCGCTGGAGCCGCAGATCCTGCTGCTCGACGAATGGCTGGCAGGCCTGAACCCCACGGAGCTGCAGCAGGGCATTGCGCTGATCCGTCAGTTGCAGGCCACGGGGCTGACGATTCTCATGGTCGAACATGTGATGGACGCCGTGCATGCGCTGTGCAGCCGCTGCGTGGTGATGAATGCGGGCACAAAAATAGCCGACGGCCCCACGGCCCAGGTGCTCAAGGAGCCCGAGGTGGTGCGAGCCTATCTGGGGGAAGAGGTGAGTGCGGATGAAGACCAGTCAGCGGAGGCCCGCCATGCTTGAAGTGCGCAATATCTCGGTGAGCTACGGCAAGCATGAGGCGCTGCACCAGGTCAGTCTCCAGGTGCAGCCCGGCGAGCTGGTCGTCATGCTGGGTGCCAACGGAGCGGGCAAGTCCAGCCTGCTCAAGGCGCTGGGCGGCATGGTCACACCCCAGGCCGGCGCCAGCGCGCAACTGGCCGGCCAGGAGCTGATGCAGCTGCCACCACATGCCATCGTGCAATCGGGTCTGGCCCTGGTGCCCGAGGGGCGCGGCGTGTTCGGCGATCTCAGCGTCAAGGAAAACCTGCTGCTCGGTGCCCAGCCCCGGCGCGCACGCGCCAACGAGGCCCGGAATCTGGAGCAGGTCTTCGCCCTCTTTCCCAAGCTGCGCGATCGTCTGACCCAGGCCGTGCGCACCATGAGCGGCGGCGAGCAGCAGATGGTGGCCGTGGGCCGCGCGCTCATGAGCCAGCCCGATATCCTGCTGCTGGACGAGCCTTCGCTGGGCCTGTCGCCGCTGATGTGCAAAGAGCTATTTTCGGCCCTGGCGCGCATCAAGACGCTGGGCATGGGCGTGCTGCTGGTGGAGCAGAACGCCCGCCAGAGCCTGGCCATCGCCGACCGGGGCTATCTGCTGGAGACCGGGCGCATTGTGGGTGAAGGCTCGGCACAAGCACTTGGCAGCAGTGCTGCTGTCAGACGCGCCTATTTGGGCGGCGAACATTGAGAGATATAGATACCCCCTGAGCGGCTTTGCCGCTTCCCCCGAAGGGGGACGGTGCCATCGCTGGGGCAGCCCATGCTGGGGCAGCCCACGCTGGGGCAGCCCGTGCTGCGGGGCGGCGGGCCGCCTAGGCCCTTGCTCGACACCTCTGTGCTGGGCCGCGTCTAATTTCAACGATATGAACAACAGGCAGCTTTGATGACTGCTTTCACGTCAAAAGGAGATGAAAAATGATCGAACAAAAAATGCTGATTGGCGGCCAGGAATGTGCCGCCAGCAATGGCGCAGTTTTTGAGCGCAAGAACCCGCTGGATGGCTCGGTTGCCACGCGTGCGCCCGCCGCCACCACCGAGGACGCTATTCGCGCCTGCGAAGCTGCGGCAGCCGCTTTCCCCGCCTGGTCGCAACTGGGGCCGAACGCCCGCCGCGCCATGCTGATGAAGGCCTCGCAGGCACTGGAAGCCAAGGGCGAAGCGATTGCCGCGGCCATGGCCGCAGAAACCGGCGCCTCGGGCATCTGGGCCGGCTTCAACGTGCATCTGGCGGCCAGCATGCTGCTGGAGGCGGCTTCGCTGACCACGCAGATCAATGGCGAGATCATCCCCTCGGACGTGCCCGGCAGCGTGGCCATGGCCGTGCGCCAGCCTGCCGGCGTGGTGCTGGGCATCGCGCCCTGGAATGCTCCCGTGATCCTGGCCGTGCGCAGCATCTCCACGGCCCTGGCCTGCGGCAATACCGTGATCCTCAAGGGATCGGAACTCTGCCCCGCCACCCACGGCCTGATCATCGAGGCGCTGCAGGACGCGGGCCTACCTGCCGGCGTGGTGAACTTTGTGACCAATGCGCCGGCCGATGCGGGCAGCGTGGTCGAGGCCATCGTGGCCCACCCGGCCGTGCGCCGCGTGAGCTTTACCGGCTCCACCAAGGTAGGCCGCATCATCGGCCAGACCTGCGCCAGGCACTTGAAGCCCGCGCTGCTGGAGCTCGGCGGCAAGGCCCCCTTCCTGGTGCTGGACGATGCCGATATCGATGCGGCCGTGAACGCCGCCACCTTTGGCGCGTTTGCCAACTCGGGCCAGATCTGCATGTCCACCGAGCGCTTTGTGGTGGATAACAAGGTGGCCGACGAGTTCATCGCCAAGTTTGCCGCCAAGGCCCAAAGCCTGCCGCTGGGCGACCCGCGCAAGGGCCCCGTGGTGCTGGGCTCGGTGGTCGATCTGGCCACGGTGGAGCGCTGCAATGCCATGATCGACGACGCACTGGCCAAGGGCGCAAAGCTGGTCTGCGGCGGCAAGGCCGAGAGCACGCTGATGCCCGCCACGCTGATCGATCATGTGACGCCGGCGATGCGCATCTTCCACGAGGAGAGCTTTGGCCCGGTCAAGGGCATCGTGCGCGTGAACGGCGAGGAAGAAGCCATTGCCACGGCCAATGACAACGAGTTCGGTCTGTCCTCCGCAGTCTTCACCCGGGATGCGGCCCGAGGCTGGCGTGTGGCGGCGCGCATCGAGGCCGGCATCTGTCACATCAACGGCCCCACGGTGCATGACGAAGCCCAGATGCCGTTTGGCGGCGTCAAGGCCTCGGGCTATGGCCATTTCGGCGGCCAGCAGGGCATCAATGCCTTTACCGAGACCCGCTGGGTGACCATGCAGACCACAGAACGCCAATATCCGTTCTAAAGACCCCCCTGAGCGGCTTTGCCGCGCGGCGGCGCTTGCTTGCTGCCCCACACTTAGGTCGCGCCCTAGTTAGAGCTCGCGCCCATCGCTACTGAAATTAAAAAAGCCACCTGATTTGAAAACGCCAGGTGGCTTTCTTTTTTCCTTCTCACTATCTAATCCATAGCTGCTAGCGTTTGATGGAAAAGGGCTTGAGCCTCAAAAATCTCAAAGCATGTAATCAGGCAAAATCATCGTTGAAGAAGTCGCCGCCATCGCCCCAGCTGTCGTTGTCCGCACTATCGATGCTGCCCAGGCCCGCATCGTTGGCCAGGCTGGAGGTATTGCCGCTGTCGCCATGCAGGCCCTGGCTGCTGCTGTCCTGCGCCAGCGACTTGCTCTCGCTGCCGCCGCTCTGGCTGCCCGAGCCTGCGTGATGGCCGCCCATCAGATTCTCCAGCCCGTTGAACAGAAACATGCCGCCCGCCACGCCGGCCGCGGCCGCTGCGGCATTGCCCAGGAAGCTGCTGCCAGCCGGGGCCGCTGGCTGGCCGTAGGCCTGCGACGCTGCAGCACGCGGTGCCGAGCCGCCGCCAAAGAAACGGTCGCGCCAGCTGGAGGGCTGAGGCGCTGCTTGCGGCTGGTACTGAGGCTGATACTGGGGCTGGTTCTGGGGCTGATAGGGAGGCTGGGCACTGGCAGCGTAGCCGCCGTCCTCGGCATAACGCTCGGGAGCGCGGCCGAAGTGCGTGCCCAGGCCGCCCGAGAGAAAGCTGCCTGCGCCCTGGCTCTGGCTTTGCTGGGCCTGTTTCACCTGCTGCTGCAGCTCGCCGATCTGCTGCTGGGCCTGCTCAATGGCTTGCTCCAGCATCAAGGTGCGCTGGGCCAGCCAGTAGACCGCATCGGGCGCGTTGCTCAATCCACGGCGCAGCTCGGCATCGGCCTGCGCGTCCTTGGGTTGGCCCTGGGTCAGCGTCAGCCTGGCGCACAGGTCTTGCAGCAGTTGTTGTTCCTGAGGGGTCATGGTGCCTTCCTTTAATCCCGCAAATGACTTGCAGCGAAGATGGGGTCAGTATGCAGGCCTGCAAGAGCGCCAATGTGAAGGCCGTGCAAGTGCTTTTTGCAGGGTGTAACAAAAGGCCTGTGCTGCAGTTGCGGGCAGCGCATGGGACAATGCCTGCCATTGAGCCACTGTTGTGGCGGCGTTTCAATTTCGGTTGCGGGACTGGCCCGCGGCCCATCAACTGCATACACACCATGGAAGTTACCCAACAATGCGTGGTCGCACTGACCTGGACACTGAAAGACACCCTGGGCGAGGAGCTGGACGTGCTGGACGAGCCCGTGGAATTCCTTGTCGGCGGCGATGACCTGTTCAAGCGCATCGAAGAGGCCCTGCAAGGCCACGGCGTAGGCACCGCTCTGGACCTGCACCTGGAGCCCGAAGAGGCATTCGGCGACTATGACGAGAGCCTGATCTTCCTGGAAAAGCGCGAGCTGTTTCCCGAAGAGATCGAGGAAGGCATGAGCTTCGAGAGCAGCGCCATGCCCAAGGGCACCAACCCCGTGCCTGCCGATCTGCTCTACACGGTCACCGAAATCTATCCCGAGCATGTGGTGCTGGACGGCAACCACCCGCTGGCCGGAATCGCCATCCGCCTGCACCTCAAGATCGAAGCCGTGCGCGAGGCTACCGAGGAAGAAATCGGTCGCGGCACGGCCGGCACGGGCTTTTTCCGTATCGAGCCCATGGCCCCTGGCAATGAAACACTGCATTGACACCCCCTGAGGCGCTTTGCGCCTTCCCCCTTTAGGGGGACGACAGCTTCGCAGCCGGGCGGCGGTGCCGACCAGGCTCTCGCTGGCTGTCACTGAGTTGCGCTGCGCCACAGGCTCAGGCATCGCTGATCACTTCAGGCAAAGAAATCAAAAGGGACTCCTCGAAGTCCCTTTTGTTATGTGCGCCTGGCTGCCTAGCGGCGGAAGATCTGGTTGCCTTCCACGCGCACGTATTCGCCGATGCTCAGCTGCGGAGGCTGCTGGTAGTCCAGAGCGCGCACACTGCCGTCCTGCAACTGCACGGTGACGCGGTAGATATCGCGCACGCTGCCGCCACCCACACTGTTCTGCACGGCGTTGCCGGCCAGCGCACCGCCCACCACACCGGCAATCGTGGCCAGCGTACGGCCGGAGCCCTTGCCCACCTGGTTGCCCAGCACGCCACCGATCACGCCGCCGGCAATCGCGCCGCCCGCGCCAATGCCGCTGCCGTCCTGCACGCGCACGGTCTCGATATTCATCACACGGCCCTGCTGGGCGTATTGCTGGGGCTGCTGCGAGTAGCAGTTGGGGTTGTTGTAGCCGCAGTTATTGGCGGGATAGGTCTGGGCCTGGTTGTTGCCCACGGGGTAGGCCTGGGTGCTGCCCGGGTAGCCCGAGCCCGAATAAGCACCCTGGGAGTAGCCTCCCTGGTAGCCACTGTTCTGGTAGCCGCCGCTCTGGTAGCCACCCTGGGGATAGGCCGCGCAGGCCGACAGAGCTGCAACGATTGCGCTCACCATGGCCAACCGGCCCCAGCGTTGATTGATTTGCATGGAAATCTCCTGATTGACGCATGCACATTCCATGCGCCGCAGTCCTGTGATGAGTTGCTCTGCAAACCTTGCACGGCCTGCCTTCCCATTGCAACGCAGCACCGGCTCGCCAGGACGACAGGTTTCACATTTGCTCACAATACTTTGAGCAAAGCGCAGCCGTTTACAACGCGTCAAACCATAGCGCCTTGCCCTTTGCAACGCTCATTTGCGATATGAATATCATTTGAAACCGCCATCACAAAGCGCTTGATGCTATCAAAAATATAGCAGCCTCAGCCTTTGCTGCGTACGCGCAGCACTTCGCCGCTGCGGCCATCCACATAGAGCTTCACCAAGCGCCCATCGCTGGCCGTGGCCTTGACCTTGTAGAGGCCGTCGTCCCATTCCACCTCCTGGAATTCGCGATAGCCGGCCTTCTCCAGCCG
This window of the Comamonas testosteroni genome carries:
- a CDS encoding branched-chain amino acid ABC transporter permease gives rise to the protein MNLIDILLAGAMLGGLYGLVAMGLTLQYGVARIMNLSYGEFLIAPAFLAFFAVSGWGVSPLLLVLLVVPLGFAIQWLIYQLLLTPLVRRAKGGPALEVDSILATFGMLFVVQGVMLVMFGGDYHSYSYLADPVEILGSKVAANRLLVLGFAIVLGGGLYLLLTRTRAGAVVRAVSVAPQFAHLVGINVRSTAALAYGLGGALVAICGVLVSMFLPFSASMGTMFAMKALIVVIMGGVGNLMGCLVAGMLLGFAETLVASFVDPGLTLAVNYAVFLLVLLFKPTGLFGRAAR
- a CDS encoding branched-chain amino acid ABC transporter permease, whose amino-acid sequence is MNPIHRKEILIWAVSAIAAAGLALLPRWLTDEYYLSLMISILMYCVLATAWALFSGPTRYISLATVAFFGMGAYVTAVFGESLPWAAVLGIAAGVGLVMALIVGLSTLRLSGVYFVIFSFGLAELVKQLVTWWEVNITKDLGRYVFVEITQLDIYWQLLAMLALVLALRALINRSRLGLALRVIGEDETVASHVGINTTTAKLLLFAVSAVFITVTGAIMAPRWTYIDPSIAFAPAVSFQTLIMALLGGAGALFGPILGAVPLVLLFEYLGANFPNHFSILLGLVFIVIVYFIPQGLSGVLARLPGRNAASKGEQP
- a CDS encoding ABC transporter ATP-binding protein, with translation MKTATLLSVRGATRRFGGLVAVNALSFDVYPGEVVGLLGPNGSGKTTAMNLISGALPINGGEIWFNGKPIHPLKSHQIARLGVARTFQLVKVLGSMSCSDNVIAGMAFKPRPLFGKPAAARALQLLNQVGLAEFANTPAGELTYINQKRLELARALALEPQILLLDEWLAGLNPTELQQGIALIRQLQATGLTILMVEHVMDAVHALCSRCVVMNAGTKIADGPTAQVLKEPEVVRAYLGEEVSADEDQSAEARHA
- a CDS encoding ABC transporter ATP-binding protein encodes the protein MLEVRNISVSYGKHEALHQVSLQVQPGELVVMLGANGAGKSSLLKALGGMVTPQAGASAQLAGQELMQLPPHAIVQSGLALVPEGRGVFGDLSVKENLLLGAQPRRARANEARNLEQVFALFPKLRDRLTQAVRTMSGGEQQMVAVGRALMSQPDILLLDEPSLGLSPLMCKELFSALARIKTLGMGVLLVEQNARQSLAIADRGYLLETGRIVGEGSAQALGSSAAVRRAYLGGEH
- a CDS encoding aldehyde dehydrogenase; this translates as MIEQKMLIGGQECAASNGAVFERKNPLDGSVATRAPAATTEDAIRACEAAAAAFPAWSQLGPNARRAMLMKASQALEAKGEAIAAAMAAETGASGIWAGFNVHLAASMLLEAASLTTQINGEIIPSDVPGSVAMAVRQPAGVVLGIAPWNAPVILAVRSISTALACGNTVILKGSELCPATHGLIIEALQDAGLPAGVVNFVTNAPADAGSVVEAIVAHPAVRRVSFTGSTKVGRIIGQTCARHLKPALLELGGKAPFLVLDDADIDAAVNAATFGAFANSGQICMSTERFVVDNKVADEFIAKFAAKAQSLPLGDPRKGPVVLGSVVDLATVERCNAMIDDALAKGAKLVCGGKAESTLMPATLIDHVTPAMRIFHEESFGPVKGIVRVNGEEEAIATANDNEFGLSSAVFTRDAARGWRVAARIEAGICHINGPTVHDEAQMPFGGVKASGYGHFGGQQGINAFTETRWVTMQTTERQYPF
- a CDS encoding DUF2076 domain-containing protein, which translates into the protein MTPQEQQLLQDLCARLTLTQGQPKDAQADAELRRGLSNAPDAVYWLAQRTLMLEQAIEQAQQQIGELQQQVKQAQQSQSQGAGSFLSGGLGTHFGRAPERYAEDGGYAASAQPPYQPQNQPQYQPQYQPQAAPQPSSWRDRFFGGGSAPRAAASQAYGQPAAPAGSSFLGNAAAAAAGVAGGMFLFNGLENLMGGHHAGSGSQSGGSESKSLAQDSSSQGLHGDSGNTSSLANDAGLGSIDSADNDSWGDGGDFFNDDFA
- a CDS encoding FKBP-type peptidyl-prolyl cis-trans isomerase, with product MEVTQQCVVALTWTLKDTLGEELDVLDEPVEFLVGGDDLFKRIEEALQGHGVGTALDLHLEPEEAFGDYDESLIFLEKRELFPEEIEEGMSFESSAMPKGTNPVPADLLYTVTEIYPEHVVLDGNHPLAGIAIRLHLKIEAVREATEEEIGRGTAGTGFFRIEPMAPGNETLH
- a CDS encoding glycine zipper 2TM domain-containing protein — encoded protein: MQINQRWGRLAMVSAIVAALSACAAYPQGGYQSGGYQNSGYQGGYSQGAYSGSGYPGSTQAYPVGNNQAQTYPANNCGYNNPNCYSQQPQQYAQQGRVMNIETVRVQDGSGIGAGGAIAGGVIGGVLGNQVGKGSGRTLATIAGVVGGALAGNAVQNSVGGGSVRDIYRVTVQLQDGSVRALDYQQPPQLSIGEYVRVEGNQIFRR